Proteins found in one Paralichthys olivaceus isolate ysfri-2021 chromosome 19, ASM2471397v2, whole genome shotgun sequence genomic segment:
- the LOC109644444 gene encoding photoreceptor outer segment membrane glycoprotein 2-like: MAVGKVTFTKVEREKLAEVLWLLNWISVVTGVILFGLGLFLKIEIQKWQEVMSEHGILYVPHMLITTGLAAGCINFLGGKICLDCADTNKFLRWKLVMMPYVICTFFFTSCILVGALMCYSIRGQLEESLFLGLRNAMQYYKDTDTPGRCYLKRTLDLLQMQFHCCGNNGYRDWFQVQWISNRYLDMSSRAVEDRLRSNVEGKYLMDSVPFSCCSTFSPRPCIQQQVSNSSAHFNYDPQSQQRNLWRRGCRQALLDHYTSIMQSIGLTVLLIWLFELLVLTGVRYLQTAMENVLQLGDPDSESDGWILEYSLAETARSNFNIIKNLGKCYQADNDPNINVPTVPVEQEVPSLHIQIPTTS; encoded by the exons ATGGCTGTCGGTAAAGTGACCTTCAccaaggtggagagagagaagctagCCGAGGTCCTCTGGCTGCTCAACTGGATCTCTGTGGTGACGGGGGTCATCCTCTTTGGCCTTGGCTTATTCCTCAAAATTGAAATTCAGAAATGGCAAGAAGTGATGTCAGAGCACGGGATCCTCTACGTGCCACATATGCTGATCACTACAGGCCTGGCCGCTGGCTGCATCAACTTCCTGGGCGGGAAGATTTGCCTGGACTGTGCTGACACCAACAAGTTCCTGCGCTGGAAGCTGGTGATGATGCCGTACGTCATCTGTactttcttcttcacctcctgcaTCCTGGTGGGGGCGCTCATGTGCTACAGCATTCGTGGTCAGCTGGAGGAATCTCTGTTCCTAGGCTTAAGGAACGCCATGCAGTACTATAAGGACACGGACACGCCTGGCCGCTGCTACCTGAAGAGGACTCTGGACCTGTTGCAGATGCAGTTCCACTGCTGTGGGAACAACGGGTACCGGGACTGGTTCCAGGTCCAGTGGATCAGCAACCGGTACCTGGACATGAGTAGCAGAGCTGTGGAAGA ccGTCTGAGGAGTAACGTGGAGGGGAAGTACCTGATGGACAGCGTCCCCTTTAGCTGCTGCAGCACCTTCTCCCCTCGACCCTGCATCCAGCAGCAAGTCAGCAACAGCTCAGCCCATTTCAACTACGACCCTCAGAGCCAGCAGCGGAACCTGTGGAGGAGAGGCTGCCGACAGGCGCTGCTCGACCACTACACAAGCATCATGCAGTCCATCGGCCTCACCGTCCTCCTCATCTGGTTATTTGAG CTGCTGGTCCTGACCGGAGTCCGTTACCTGCAGACTGCCATGGAGAACGTCCTGCAGCTGGGTGATCCTGATTCAGAGTCGGATGGTTGGATTCTGGAGTACAGCCTCGCAGAAACAGCTCGGTCCAACTTCAACATCATCAAGAACCTGGGGAAGTGTTACCAGGCTGACAACGACCCAAATATCAACGTTCCGACTGTACCTGTCGAACAGGAAGTGCCATCGCTGCACATCCAGATCCCGACAACGAGCTGA
- the LOC109645315 gene encoding creatine kinase B-type-like, with protein sequence MPFGNTHNALKMNYSAEQEYPDLSQHNNYMAKVLTPEMYANLRDKETPSGFTLDDVIQTGIDNPGHPFIMTVGCVAGDEETYEVFQDLMDPVIEDRHGGYKPSDKHKTDLNSENLQGGDDLDPNYVLSSRVRTGRSIRGFCLPPHCSRGERRAIENLSIESLDILDGELKGKYYALKNMTEEEQQQLIDDHFLFDKPVSPLLLASGMARDWPDGRGIWHNDNKTFLVWVNEEDHLRVISMQKGGNMREVFTRFCTGLTKIEDLFKERGHEFMWNEHLGYVLTCPSNLGTGLRAGVHVKLPNLSKSDKFADILERLRLQKRGTGGVDTAAVGGVFDISNADRLGFSEVELVQMVVDGINLLVDMEKRLEAGDSIDDMIPEQK encoded by the exons ATGCCTTTCGGAAACACCCATAATGCGCTGAAGATGAACTACTCTGCGGAGCAGGAGTACCCCGACCTCAGCCAGCACAATAACTACATGGCCAAGGTGCTCACGCCTGAGATGTATGCCAACCTGCGGGACAAGGAGACGCCCAGTGGATTCACCCTGGACGATGTCATCCAGACTGGCATCGATAATCCAG GTCACCCGTTCATCATGACGGTAGGCTGTGTTGCTGGAGACGAGGAGACGTATGAGGTGTTCCAAGACCTGATGGATCCAGTCATTGAAGACCGCCACGGAGGATACAAGCCATCAGACAAACACAAGACCGACTTGAACTCTGAAAACCTGCAG GGTGGAGATGATCTGGATCCAAACTACGTGCTGAGCTCTCGGGTTCGGACCGGACGGAGTATTCGTGGCTTCTGTCTGCCGCCACACTGCAGCCGTGGAGAAAGACGAGCCATCGAAAACCTGTCCATTGAAA GTCTGGACATCCTGGACGGGGAATTAAAGGGGAAGTACTACGCCCTGAAGAACATGACGGAGgaggaacagcagcagctgatcgatgaccacttcctgtttgataaGCCCGTCTCCCCTCTGCTGCTGGCATCCGGAATGGCCCGTGACTGGCCCGATGGCCGCGGCATCTG GCACAACGACAACAAGACCTTCCTGGTGTGGGTGAACGAGGAGGATCACCTGCGCGTCATCAGCATGCAGAAAGGTGGGAACATGAGGGAGGTGTTCACCCGCTTCTGCACCGGACTCACCAAG aTTGAGGACTTGTTTAAGGAGCGAGGTCACGAGTTCATGTGGAATGAACACCTGGGCTATGTCCTCACCTGTCCGTCAAACCTGGGGACAGGACTAAGAGCCGGTGTCCATGTCAAATTGCCGAACCTCAGCAAGAGTGACAAGTTTGCAGACATCCTGGAGAGACTGAGACTTCAGAAGAGAGGGACAG GTGGAGTGGACACAGCGGCGGTGGGCGGAGTCTTTGATATCTCCAATGCGGACCGTCTGGGTTTCTCGGAGGTGGAGCTGGTTCAGATGGTGGTGGATGGCATTAACCTGCTGGTGGACATGGAGAAACGCCTGGAGGCTGGAGACTCCATCGACGACATGATCCCAGAGCAGAAGTGA